The Thalassotalea sp. HSM 43 genome window below encodes:
- the ggt gene encoding gamma-glutamyltransferase, giving the protein MVFNLKKLLLTSALLLPLTACTLDGTSSEVREDREPEAATGIEQKALHTAQKFMVAAANPYASQAGYNVLEKGGSAIDAAIAVQLVLTLVEPQSSGIGGGAFILHFDNQAQKLTSFDGRETAPAKSSQDMFLQENGQPVRWIDAVVGGRSVGVPGVLKALEDAHNKYGILPWAALFEDAITLAEEGFIVSPRMAKLVAMGFNPGVKKLSNASNYFYPNGQPLAQGSLLKNPQLGKVYRAIAEQGTEVFYRGWIAENIVAAVNNAAIAPGTLSMADMKNYQAQQKSAVCAPYKAYKLCGMAPPSSGGVAVIQILKQLEQHNLAQVDPMSEKAVHLFAQSSRLAFADRNHYIADPDFIDVPVEQLITDNYTARRGELIEQQDLGKVSHGRFDPMVRAADNAIEMPSTSHISIVDAKGNAISMTTSIEMAFGSAVMVDGFLLNNQLTDFSLAPEVDGKPVANALAPLKRPRSSMAPMMVFNADNSLRLVVGSPGGSRIINYVAQTMIAVLDWDMDIQSAINLPKVTNRNDVTSLEKGTELEALQGGLEQRGHKVSIRNLNSGIQGIEVFDSQLVGGADPRREGKVMGQ; this is encoded by the coding sequence ATCGTGTTCAATCTGAAAAAGCTGCTTCTAACATCTGCGCTATTATTGCCATTAACAGCCTGTACTCTCGATGGTACCTCATCTGAGGTACGCGAAGACAGAGAGCCTGAAGCGGCAACCGGTATTGAACAAAAAGCGCTGCATACCGCGCAAAAGTTTATGGTGGCTGCGGCCAATCCATACGCGTCTCAAGCGGGATACAATGTGCTTGAGAAAGGCGGTAGCGCAATCGATGCGGCGATCGCAGTTCAGTTAGTGTTAACCTTGGTTGAGCCACAATCATCAGGTATCGGTGGCGGTGCCTTTATATTGCATTTTGATAATCAAGCACAAAAGTTAACCAGCTTTGATGGTCGAGAAACGGCGCCGGCTAAATCATCTCAAGATATGTTTTTACAAGAAAATGGCCAACCTGTCCGTTGGATTGACGCAGTGGTTGGTGGTCGAAGCGTTGGTGTCCCTGGTGTATTAAAAGCACTGGAAGATGCCCATAACAAATACGGTATCTTGCCTTGGGCTGCTCTGTTTGAGGATGCCATTACGCTTGCCGAAGAGGGCTTTATCGTTTCGCCTCGTATGGCAAAGTTGGTGGCCATGGGCTTTAATCCAGGCGTTAAAAAGTTATCCAATGCCAGTAATTATTTTTACCCTAATGGCCAACCTCTGGCACAAGGCAGCCTGTTAAAAAATCCACAACTGGGTAAAGTCTATCGAGCCATTGCCGAGCAGGGCACTGAGGTGTTTTACCGTGGCTGGATTGCTGAAAACATCGTCGCAGCGGTAAATAATGCCGCTATCGCACCGGGCACCTTGAGTATGGCTGATATGAAAAACTATCAAGCACAACAAAAGTCAGCGGTTTGCGCACCATATAAAGCCTACAAGCTATGCGGCATGGCACCGCCAAGCTCTGGTGGCGTAGCGGTTATTCAAATTCTCAAACAACTTGAGCAACATAATTTAGCGCAAGTTGACCCTATGTCGGAAAAGGCAGTTCATTTATTCGCACAAAGCTCACGTTTAGCGTTTGCTGATCGCAATCATTATATTGCCGACCCGGACTTTATCGATGTACCTGTCGAACAGCTTATTACTGATAACTATACCGCTCGACGCGGTGAGTTAATCGAACAACAAGATTTAGGCAAAGTGAGCCATGGCCGATTTGATCCAATGGTACGCGCCGCGGATAACGCCATTGAAATGCCATCAACATCACACATTTCCATTGTTGATGCCAAAGGCAATGCGATTTCGATGACCACCAGTATTGAAATGGCGTTCGGCTCGGCAGTGATGGTAGATGGCTTCTTGCTAAATAATCAGCTCACCGATTTTTCATTAGCCCCAGAAGTTGATGGTAAACCGGTTGCTAATGCCTTAGCGCCTCTAAAGCGTCCTCGCAGCTCTATGGCTCCTATGATGGTATTCAACGCCGATAATAGCTTACGCCTTGTGGTTGGCTCTCCTGGTGGCAGCCGCATCATTAATTATGTTGCACAAACCATGATTGCGGTGTTGGATTGGGATATGGATATTCAAAGCGCGATTAACTTGCCAAAAGTGACCAACCGTAATGATGTGACATCGCTTGAAAAAGGCACCGAGTTAGAAGCTCTGCAAGGCGGGTTAGAGCAACGCGGACACAAAGTATCTATTCGCAACTTAAACAGTGGTATCCAAGGTATCGAAGTATTTGATAGTCAACTGGTTGGTGGGGCAGACCCGCGCCGCGAAGGTAAGGTTATGGGTCAGTAA